The genomic region CTCCAGTTTTTAGATTATACGATGTTGAGATTGGACGCTCGAgaatttaactatttactaCTGCAATACGACTTTTTTTATCTGCTGTTCTTGCACTTTTGGCTTTGACTTAATTTGGTGAAAACTCAAGTATCAGAGGCAGCCTTGTTTGATGGTATTATTTGTATCATTTATCAAGGGGCTGCTAACGGCATTCATGGAGTAATTAGGGCATGTGCAGATTGATTCTTGAGGTAGATAGCCTGTGTCCTTCTCAGTTGATCAAGGAACAAGAGGGGTGCGAACaacgttttttcttttgttggatAAAATGAGATAATCCGTAAGTATGaatatttgtattataatttcttttttgcccCATTTTTGGCCTTTATTTACCGAAATTAAAGTTATTaagctttatttttcttgagcTTCACAGTGTAATTAACGATTATTACTCATAACTAACTGTCATACATTGATATGGAATTGTAGCAATACATTAAACATTGCTTTAACTTATTCTAGTGGCTATGATCTTCATTATTTAGGACATATATAAATCTTGCTACCACCTCGCGCACTAGCTAGTTGAAAATTTTACTATCGCCTTATAAACTAGCTAGCAGGGTGTTGAAGGATCACTAGCTTTTGAAATCAATGCCTCCCGCCTAATCCTCCGCCAGCACCGCCACCAATATCTTCCCCTCCTCCAAAGCCACCACCTGCGCCACTTCCTCCTCCAATTCCTCCACCAAATCCTCCTTTGAAGCCCCAACCTATACTCCCTCCACTACCAAATCCCGCATTAGCACCACCGCCTGCACTTCCTCTAGCGCTACCGCCTGCACTTCCTCCGGCGCTACCGCCTGCACTTCCTCCGGCGCCACCGTTTGCACTTCCTCCGGCGCTACCGCCTGCACTTCCTCCGGCGCTACCGCCTGCACTTCCTCCGGCGCCACTGTTTGCACTTCCTCCGGCGCTACCGCCTGCACTTCCTCCGGCGCCACCGCTTGCGCTTCCTCCTCCACTGCTACTACCTCCAACACTACCGCTTACGCTTCCTCCGCCACTGCCGCTTGCACTTCCTCCTGTGCCACTGCTGCCTCCAGCACCACCGCCTGTGCTTCCTATGGCACCACCACTTGCGCTTCCTCCGCCACTGCCGCTTGCACTTCCTCCGCCACCACCGCTTGCACTTCCTCCACCGCTCGCGCTTCCTCCGGCGCCACTGCCACCTCCAGCACCGCCGCTCGCGCTTCCTCCGGCACCACCGCTTGCACTTCCTCCGGTGCTACCGCCTGCACTTCCTCCCGCGCCACCGCTTACGCTTCCTCCGCCACTACCACTTGCGCCTGTGCTTCCTACGGCACCACCACTTGCGCTTCCTCCGCCACTGCCGCCTGCGCTTCCTCCGGCACTACCGCCCGCGCTTCCTCCTGCGCTACCGCCTGCGCTTCCTCCTGCACCACCGCCTACGCCTCCTCCACCGCCAAATCCTCCTCCAAGTTGATATCCTCCGCCAATCTTATATCCCCCTCCAAGGTTATATCCTCCTCCAGCACTTCCACCACCTTCACCGCCACCTCTAGCACCTCCAAGTCCTACAAGTACAGTTAATTCACGTTGCTTTATTTTTCGACATTCAACTAATCCTAACACCAACAGGAACACAACAACTACAACTCCCAACTGAATAGAAAGTCTCCTCATCTTTGCTTTTTtgtaaaagaacaaaaattagaataagaaGAAGCCTTATTTGTAAAATGGATAAAGAAAATGCAGATCAAATAATGCAAAAAGATATTGATCAGTCCGCTGCTATCAAAAAGATGTTATGTAAAGTAATGAGAgttcaattgtatttatagggGAGTAAAGAGAGAATGAATGAATTTTTCAATGGCAGGTCTCAGATGTAGGATCTACACTAAAAATGTGGTGACCCTTTTTCTGCGCCCACCAATCAAAAAGAATGGAACGGAAATACCTCACTAAGAGTACGGTGGCCAATATGCTGcatatcaattttctttttccaaaaataaataaataaataaataaataaaaggacaAATTACGACaccaaattattaaaatataaaatccttTCAAAAAAcacttttttgttttgttttgttttttttttttttttaaaaaagtaattaaatatttaagagaaaaatcTTCAAATTTCAATCAATAAAGAAAGCCACCTTGCAACTACACTGTaccttctatttcttttactcagtttcttttctttcccatTCTTAGCTTTTACTACCATTAGCAGTATTTTCTTATAACAGTCACAACTGATATTTGTACTTGATTTATCTtaaaccaaattaaaataatgattatctctatgaattttatggataaaTATGGTCATAAATAGAAGTTTATAAcaattatgtttattataaAGTAATATTTAGATTAGTTTTTCATTGATGCATTACTATACATattgtatattaattaattattaaacatatggttatcaaaaaaatattcttgaaatattagatttctattaaatttaaatttctatatgTTCCTATGTGAAGAGATGAAATTGAACTTGAAAATGATAAACACATTGTGTGTGTATCATTCTTGTTTATGTATGTATTAGACAggttttttcaatattttttatatattataaattccATATTATAGATGCATTCTTGGCAAGATAGAACAATTAGTATAGCAAGCACTTAGTTTGGTGTTCCCCTTTTATTAAATGGAAGTGAAACTCTTAGGACGAAAGAAGACCAGTTTTTGAACAAGGAGATGAAGTATTTAGATCTATTCAGTAGCCTGAAAGATTCTATATTTAATGTATACACtgtaactaaaaaaaaagagtgatATGTATCACTTTGGTATTGAATGATTGACGCATTCtctattatttaatactaataaatatgtgtGATTTAATGCATAGATAAAAACATGCATCAAATTTAGACAAGAATTAGAAACTACGTCATCTCCTTAAAACGCTTCATTTAACCGGTACCTTtactattttttgtttaactAATTCTCTTCTTCGTCTTTTTTCCCATAATCTGAATagctttgtttttttaatctattacCACAATTCAATCTATAAAACCATTATAACATTGGACCAATCCAAGATCATACCAAGCACTAGTACTATTCACAACAGCCATAATTGCTATACCCATTTCAAATAAAGTCTAGAGTTTCAAATTTGTGattagaaaaatcaaatctttagaagatgaagcaactgataagaaattaattagaaaaaataacttcttaattaatttaataaatatagaaattatataataatgaaatttaaaattcaatgccttctactaataaaatttgaaatcacTTCGGGCCAAAAGCCCACCACAGTCCATGAAATCAGCGGGTCGGATAAAGTGAGGCTAATTTAGTCTATTCAATATTCATAACCAGCTCCGGGGAAGAACgactaaaagaaaatctcaAGCGAAGCAAAACTAACAGAAACAGCAACAAAAgggaataataaaaattagggttttgggttTTGACGCTAAGCAAAGAAAAATGGAGGTTACAGATGAAGGAGGAATAGAGAGAGTTGTTGATTCTAAAGACTTACAGCAACAAAGCAAAGCACTTGATAAGCTCACTGACCGTGTTGAAGATCGCCAGCTCGATTCCACTCGCGTTCAAGAggtttccttttttcttctttttctttttattgtttctGTTTcagattatttaaaaaaagaaaaggtaattctgaaatttgatttttgaatAGGCTATGGCTTCGATTGCTGCATCAGCCGAAGCTGATAGGAATGCTATGAGATTGAGGTATCAATTCGCGCTTTTCAATAATACATGTAGAtctaattgaatttgattatttgattttccTGAAAGAGTTTTGCAGTTAAGCTTAGATACCGTGCATTGGTGCTCACAAAAGTCAGCATGTTGTAAGTTCCATAACTAATTTATTCATCTCCCTCATCCAATGGTAGGGTTTACTAGGAGCAGAGTAACCAAGAACAACCCGAAGAATAATATACgaaatataaacttttttatctcttttttaaaaatattattggcTCCTAATGGGGATTTCTGGAGATGGCTTCCTGTATCAATTCAGCTACATCCTATTGGGAAATAGAAACTCTTCCAAGTGTGTCAATTTTCAATATAGAGTGAAAGATACATGGTTGAAATGTGTATATAAGAGTAGCACATGATTATTATTGGACTATCAACAACGTTAGAAGGAAACTGCAGCGTGGACAtggttgaattttttatttttaatgtgaCTGGTTCTTCGCAGGGAGAAAGAATTGGCTGCTGTTAAGATCAACGCTGCTGATGTTGACATAATTGCCAATGAACTAGAGGTTATTTTCCCTACCGCTTTTTTAAGTGCTTAGGAACATGCATCAATTTGGATGCTTTGGCTTCTAACAATTGTTTCTGTTTACTTGGCTCGCAATCAGTTGGATAAGAAGGTCGCAGAGAGAACCTTAAGGGAGCACAAAGGTGATGCTGTTGCTGCAATTCAACATCTTCTTCGCTAAAAATACCATTGTGATAAAATTGCTGGGTTTGAAATTCTGTTGAATATTAAACCTTTGGAAtgtgaacaaaacaagaaagtCCAATTTTTATCCACAGAATTATTGTAaccatttgtaattcttgaaGCAGGTCATATAGCGTATCCCTTGTGCCTGATATAGGTGGTGACTTTGGTTAATATCTTCGTCTAGATATGTTATTGCGCTGACAATATTCGTGTTACTCTCTGAATGCAATAGTAAATTGGCAAGACTGAGGCCACTTTCGATCACCAGTGAGAGGTTGCATGAAGTGTTGGCAGCTTGCAATATTTTTTGGGTCTTGTGTTGATCGTTACTGTGGTTCACTAAGCTTGAATTCCTTCAAAGCACTAACAATCTCGTTTGCCCCCCTAAGCTTAAAACGGTTCTGGCTTTTCAAGCCCCGAAACAAGCTTCATGGCATCATTTATGGGAATTTGCTTTACTCGcctaaaatctaaatcttcCATCAGATGTTACTATCTTGCATCATCT from Ricinus communis isolate WT05 ecotype wild-type chromosome 9, ASM1957865v1, whole genome shotgun sequence harbors:
- the LOC107261260 gene encoding glycine-rich cell wall structural protein-like isoform X2; this translates as MRRLSIQLGVVVVVFLLVLGLVECRKIKQRELTVLVGLGGARGGGEGGGSAGGGYNLGGGYKIGGGYQLGGGFGGGGGVGGGAGGSAGGSAGGSAGGSAGGSAGGSGGGSASGGAVGSTGASGSGGGSVSGGAGGSAGGSTGGSASGGAGGSASGGAGGGSGAGGSASGGGSASGGGGGSASGSGGGSASGGAIGSTGGGAGGSSGTGGSASGSGGGSVSGSVGGSSSGGGSASGGAGGSAGGSAGGSANGGAGGSAGGSAGGSAGGSARGSAGGGANAGFGSGGSIGWGFKGGFGGGIGGGSGAGGGFGGGEDIGGGAGGGLGGRH
- the LOC8258822 gene encoding huntingtin-interacting protein K codes for the protein MEVTDEGGIERVVDSKDLQQQSKALDKLTDRVEDRQLDSTRVQEAMASIAASAEADRNAMRLREKELAAVKINAADVDIIANELELDKKVAERTLREHKGDAVAAIQHLLR
- the LOC107261260 gene encoding glycine-rich cell wall structural protein-like isoform X1 produces the protein MRRLSIQLGVVVVVFLLVLGLVECRKIKQRELTVLVGLGGARGGGEGGGSAGGGYNLGGGYKIGGGYQLGGGFGGGGGVGGGAGGSAGGSAGGSAGGSAGGSAGGSGGGSASGGAVGSTGASGSGGGSVSGGAGGSAGGSTGGSASGGAGGSASGGAGGGSGAGGSASGGGSASGGGGGSASGSGGGSASGGAIGSTGGGAGGSSGTGGSASGSGGGSVSGSVGGSSSGGGSASGGAGGSAGGSAGGSANSGAGGSAGGSAGGSAGGSAGGSANGGAGGSAGGSAGGSAGGSARGSAGGGANAGFGSGGSIGWGFKGGFGGGIGGGSGAGGGFGGGEDIGGGAGGGLGGRH